Proteins encoded in a region of the Tachyglossus aculeatus isolate mTacAcu1 chromosome 11, mTacAcu1.pri, whole genome shotgun sequence genome:
- the MARVELD3 gene encoding MARVEL domain-containing protein 3 encodes MVLMCVISSYFVLAGFSAGLGSGGWVNSYYPPFEGKELEQVRQLDQQFTVLRSPLVYGGLAVALGVGVLTLGVLVRGAKSLPRLTEKWLVTEAVFSLLAGAGYLAAIGIYLHTALRINATETCRTRERLYARRGLTWMNCQLSGTDGAAAAFACLLVLMYGASVVLAVRSYRELRSYREQRAYRDHQKNRGTFGERSPEYLWSGTL; translated from the coding sequence ATGGTTCTCATGTGCGTGATCTCCTCCTACTTCGTCCTTGCCGGGTTCAGCGCCGGCCTTGGGAGCGGCGGCTGGGTCAACAGTTACTACCCGCCCTTtgaggggaaggagctggagcAGGTGCGGCAGCTAGATCAACAGTTCACGGTCCTCCGCTCGCCCCTCGTTTACGGCGGCTTGGCCGtcgccctgggggtgggggtcctcACTCTGGGGGTCCTCGTCCGAGGAGCCAAGAGCCTGCCCCGACTGACGGAGAAATGGCTGGTCACGGAAGCGGTCTTCAGCCTCCTGGCCGGGGCGGGTTACCTTGCGGCCATCGGGATCTATCTCCACACAGCCCTGCGCATCAATGCCACGGAGACGTGCAGAACGAGAGAGAGGCTGTACGCGAGGAGAGGCCTCACGTGGATGAACTGTCAGCTCTCGGGGACCGACGGGGCCGCCGCGGCCTTTGCCTGTCTGCTGGTTCTAATGTACGGGGCCAGCGTAGTGCTGGCTGTTCGGAGCTACCGTGAGTTACGGAGCTACCGAGAGCAGCGGGCCTACAGAGACCATCAGAAGAACCGCGGGACGTTCGGCGAGCGGTCCCCCGAATACCTGTGGTCCGGGACGCTGTGA